From Hydra vulgaris chromosome 07, alternate assembly HydraT2T_AEP, a single genomic window includes:
- the LOC100207128 gene encoding uncharacterized protein LOC100207128 isoform X3: MSQDFCMDYSNGPHNPVGTNTNWGTALLEKGSKRKRIDFNECVNKKSNKPKKNFLNFTSEDGIYHAENTNLSPHNFNHRQEDTIYLPLKSCVFINLTSYDEISIHSGNFFFGDDRGVYVSTSAGVALNFMRHSTKEKKLYTARSFIFTDPLKAQEIYERLLST, encoded by the exons ATGAGTCAAG actTTTGCATGGATTATTCAAACGGACCACACAATCCAGTTGGCACTAATACAAACTGGGGTACTGCACTGTTAGAAAAAGGTTCGAAACGAAAAAGAATAGACTTCAACGAGTgcgtaaataaaaaatcaaacaaaccaaaaaaaaattttttaaactttacaagTGAAGACGGAATATATCACGCGGAAAATACAAATCTTTCCCCGCACAATTTTAATCATAGACAAGAAGATACAATTTACCTTCCATTAAAATCTTGTGTATTTATTAACTTGACTAGCTACGATGAAATAAGTATTCATAGTGGAAATTTCTTTTTCGGAGATGACCGAGGAGTTTATGTGAGTACAAGCGCAG GTGTTGCATTAAACTTCATGAGACACAgtacaaaagaaaagaaattatacACTGCAAgatcatttatttttactgaTCCTTTG aaagcTCAAGAAATCTACGAACGTTTATTATCTACTTAG